The nucleotide sequence CGGAAAGGATATTCTTTTCGTTCAAATACTGTTCGTACTCGGTATAGGGAATCTCCGTTTCCGCTTTGTCGCCGGGACGAAGCAATACCATTGTGAGGTACACAACGGCAATAATAATTGTCCAACTGAATATAACGCGTAATCCCTTTGACCAAGTAAAATCGTTATCGCCAATTTTTTGAGGAGGACGATTTTTTGGGCGAATAGGTTTTTGTCTGCGAGGAGGCGGTGATTTTCGTTCTGTTGATTTATTGCTTTTGATGTTCTTTTCTTCCATAAAAAATTTTTTACTTTCTCCTTTCACTCTGCGACGAGAGATGATAGATTGCACGTAAGTTTCTGTATTGTTGTGTATAATCAAGTCCATATCCGATAACAAACTCATCGGAAATTTCAAAACCGACATAATCAATTTTCCGTTGTGCGTTGTTCTGGTTGTATTTTCTTTTTTTCAATAATAGCGAAGCAATGCGAACAGAAGAAGGATTTCGCGGTTCAATAAGTTTTTGTATAAAATTGATAGAGAGTCCTGTATCAACGATATCTTCAACAATAATGATATCCCGTCCGCCAAGATGCACATCGAGGTCTTTTAGCATTTTTACACTTCCCGAACTGAATTTTTCTTCGCCATAACTGGAAAGTTTCAGAAAATCTATTTCGAGTTTGATGCTCACGCAACGAATTAAATCGGATAAAAAAATTGCCGCGCCGTTTAAAACGCCGACAAATATTGGAATTGTTCCAATATAATCTTCGGAAATTTTTTTCCCTAATTCACGAACTCGCTGTTGAATTTGTTCTTCACTCAAGAGCAACATGAATGTTTCTCCGTTAATTTGAATTTCGTTCATTGATTATGCTTTAATTCAAAAAATTCTAATTTGGCAACACGTGTTGTTACATCGGTAATCTTAAACCGTTCATCTAATCGTTTTCCACATATCCATACGATATTGCCGTCGGATACTAAAATCGGAATAGCGTGTTTTTTGTGTATCGGAATTTTTTCGTCTGTAAAATAATCGCTTACTTTCTTT is from Ignavibacteria bacterium and encodes:
- the hpt gene encoding hypoxanthine phosphoribosyltransferase, which gives rise to MNEIQINGETFMLLLSEEQIQQRVRELGKKISEDYIGTIPIFVGVLNGAAIFLSDLIRCVSIKLEIDFLKLSSYGEEKFSSGSVKMLKDLDVHLGGRDIIIVEDIVDTGLSINFIQKLIEPRNPSSVRIASLLLKKRKYNQNNAQRKIDYVGFEISDEFVIGYGLDYTQQYRNLRAIYHLSSQSERRK